One Campylobacter concisus DNA segment encodes these proteins:
- a CDS encoding disulfide bond formation protein B, protein MQTKQNEIPANEQGFFNLMSLAITALVALPVGIACLVLGFGLGDNPCIMCWAERITMIAISLIALFIIRYGLKPGYLAALLLMACWGIFNGFIHYSLDGTFGGYLDIKQGFGLEILGAHTQFWVMVVDFCVIIFLALIFLFSKNLGLIMQKSSNGEYGDFLSYLPLGKFANLVFIVIILANCVQAFIASGPPPYLGSSTPPRMSIDPSKWFWEKDHWDSSLDFRFDWNPELPDLVK, encoded by the coding sequence ATGCAAACGAAACAAAATGAAATCCCAGCAAACGAACAAGGCTTTTTCAACCTTATGTCACTAGCCATCACCGCTCTTGTGGCACTTCCAGTTGGTATCGCCTGCTTGGTGCTTGGCTTTGGACTAGGTGATAACCCTTGCATAATGTGCTGGGCCGAGAGGATCACGATGATAGCTATCAGCCTAATAGCACTTTTCATCATCAGGTACGGACTAAAGCCTGGCTATCTGGCAGCACTTTTACTAATGGCTTGCTGGGGCATATTTAACGGCTTTATCCACTACAGCCTAGATGGAACATTTGGTGGCTATCTTGACATCAAACAAGGTTTTGGCCTTGAAATTTTAGGTGCCCACACTCAGTTTTGGGTTATGGTTGTTGATTTTTGTGTGATCATATTTTTGGCTCTTATATTTTTGTTTAGCAAAAACTTAGGCCTTATAATGCAAAAAAGCTCAAATGGCGAATACGGCGACTTTCTAAGCTACTTGCCACTTGGCAAATTTGCAAATTTGGTCTTTATCGTGATCATACTTGCAAACTGCGTTCAAGCCTTTATAGCTTCTGGTCCACCACCATATCTAGGATCTAGCACACCACCTAGAATGAGCATCGATCCTTCAAAATGGTTCTGGGAAAAAGACCACTGGGATAGCTCACTTGACTTTAGATTTGACTGGAACCCTGAGCTTCCAGACCTAGTAAAGTAA
- a CDS encoding molybdopterin-dependent oxidoreductase, with product MQRRSFLKGTGAALAAAGTAPSLFGMEQFEVDFNPKSYKNEENVEYHYLTCPRNCRDACSMIAEIKDGKMVSIKGDPKHPLTQGTVCVKGHTYAMHLYNADRIMHPMKRVGKKGEGKWEKISWDQALKEIAAKLTEIKEKFGGEALTEFVYSGNEGHISKTIAPGNFFEKYGATRLVRNPCDWPRYAGTPSVIGTDFSKDALEIDESDMYISWGSNEAYTAVHWIRFAHRVKKRGGKIIVINTIRIPLANQADMFIQLKPSSDPAFCLAVCKFLIEEDLYDHEFVEKYTTGFEDLVHECSLYTYGELSEMCGASVDQIKVFAREYAHAKAPAIMHGDGGQRHFNGARLVRAVTFLPVLTGALTKLGGGLFWAYVHVKGCFNFDNCMPDLSPKDKDGKKIERQQVSYIEFGKGIQKENPTYLDKPINTVIRACINYNSNLMVTAPNTNLIKKRIMDDDFFLVVLDPYDIDTCDYADYVLPGVTFMESEDIQNDQISGYVCYNAQSVKPLGEAKTNLEFFNALAKAMGYTEECFNWDSETVCRRFLDTEFAKKQNITYEKLKSVGWIKPFRTPETMKDQFPYYPYTPKDKLIFGTKSGKCELYSQTFKDAGYHPVIDLETDWDYYEKSNKFGKDYLKKYPLYFMTPGTQLQDNSNWGNMPYILKRVIVKGNAELFMTREDMEARGIKNGDTVEATNEKGTAVFTAVETNQMNPGIVYAWNNIWVKVTKSRTGANILCSDGVSDLGNGSTYTASFCEVKKAAKQEM from the coding sequence ATGCAAAGACGTTCTTTCCTAAAAGGCACCGGAGCAGCTCTAGCAGCAGCTGGAACAGCTCCTAGTCTATTTGGTATGGAGCAATTTGAGGTGGATTTTAACCCAAAATCCTATAAGAACGAGGAAAATGTAGAGTACCACTACCTAACCTGTCCTAGAAACTGCCGTGATGCCTGTTCGATGATCGCTGAGATCAAAGACGGCAAAATGGTAAGCATAAAAGGCGATCCAAAACACCCTCTAACGCAAGGCACAGTCTGCGTCAAGGGTCACACCTACGCCATGCACCTATATAACGCCGACCGTATCATGCACCCTATGAAAAGAGTCGGCAAAAAGGGCGAAGGAAAATGGGAAAAGATAAGCTGGGATCAAGCCCTAAAAGAGATAGCCGCAAAGCTAACTGAGATAAAAGAGAAATTTGGCGGCGAGGCTTTGACTGAGTTTGTCTACTCTGGCAACGAAGGACATATCTCGAAAACTATCGCACCGGGAAATTTCTTTGAAAAATATGGAGCCACAAGGCTTGTTAGAAACCCTTGTGACTGGCCAAGATACGCGGGTACTCCTAGCGTTATAGGTACTGACTTCTCAAAAGATGCACTTGAGATCGATGAGAGTGATATGTACATTAGCTGGGGATCAAACGAAGCTTACACAGCCGTACACTGGATAAGATTTGCTCACCGCGTTAAAAAAAGAGGCGGAAAGATCATCGTTATAAATACGATAAGAATTCCTCTTGCAAACCAAGCTGATATGTTTATCCAGCTAAAACCATCTAGTGACCCTGCATTTTGTCTAGCGGTCTGTAAATTTTTAATAGAAGAAGATCTATATGATCATGAATTTGTAGAAAAATACACAACAGGCTTTGAAGATCTAGTGCACGAGTGCTCACTCTATACCTATGGCGAGCTATCTGAGATGTGCGGAGCAAGTGTGGATCAGATAAAAGTCTTTGCTAGAGAGTACGCTCACGCAAAAGCACCAGCTATCATGCACGGCGACGGCGGACAAAGACACTTTAACGGAGCAAGACTTGTTCGTGCGGTTACATTTTTACCAGTTTTAACTGGCGCCTTGACAAAGCTTGGTGGCGGACTATTTTGGGCATATGTGCATGTAAAAGGCTGCTTTAATTTCGACAACTGTATGCCAGACCTATCTCCAAAAGATAAAGATGGCAAAAAGATAGAAAGACAGCAAGTAAGCTATATAGAATTTGGTAAAGGCATACAAAAAGAAAATCCAACATATCTTGACAAGCCTATAAACACGGTCATTAGAGCATGTATCAACTACAACTCAAATTTAATGGTAACAGCGCCAAATACAAATTTGATCAAAAAACGCATAATGGACGATGACTTCTTCTTAGTTGTCCTTGATCCATATGATATCGATACTTGCGACTATGCTGACTATGTGCTACCTGGTGTTACATTTATGGAGAGTGAGGATATCCAAAACGACCAAATTTCTGGATATGTTTGTTACAACGCTCAAAGTGTAAAACCTCTTGGCGAAGCTAAGACAAATTTAGAGTTCTTCAACGCTCTTGCAAAAGCGATGGGCTATACAGAAGAGTGCTTTAACTGGGATAGCGAAACAGTTTGCAGACGCTTTTTGGATACAGAATTTGCCAAAAAACAAAACATCACCTATGAAAAACTAAAATCAGTCGGCTGGATCAAGCCATTTAGAACGCCTGAAACGATGAAAGATCAGTTCCCGTACTACCCTTATACACCAAAAGACAAACTAATATTTGGTACAAAGAGTGGAAAATGCGAGCTTTACTCACAAACCTTTAAAGACGCAGGATATCATCCAGTAATAGACCTTGAAACTGACTGGGACTACTATGAAAAGAGCAATAAATTTGGAAAAGACTATCTCAAAAAATATCCGCTTTATTTCATGACGCCAGGTACTCAGCTCCAAGACAACTCAAACTGGGGCAATATGCCTTATATCCTAAAAAGGGTTATCGTTAAAGGCAATGCTGAGTTATTTATGACACGTGAAGATATGGAGGCTCGCGGTATCAAAAACGGAGACACAGTTGAGGCAACAAATGAAAAGGGAACAGCCGTCTTTACAGCAGTCGAGACAAATCAAATGAACCCAGGCATAGTCTATGCGTGGAACAACATCTGGGTAAAAGTGACTAAATCAAGAACTGGGGCAAATATACTTTGCTCTGATGGCGTTAGTGACCTAGGAAATGGCTCAACCTATACAGCTAGCTTTTGTGAAGTAAAAAAAGCAGCTAAACAAGAGATGTAA
- a CDS encoding 4Fe-4S dicluster domain-containing protein, translating to MKRKQGFLFDYNFCIGCKACEISCQVYHNQDPDINWRHVDGLMIHEDGIEKEIFITHSCHHCDEPACMDVCPVGAYIKLENGVVQPLHDKCIGCGYCLMACPYGSITKGKDGKAQKCNLCAEKLERGEEPACVAGCPCGVLKLVDSNVSDSAGMQKEMPGFKHFFTKPNIRFYPRMKRNEFIH from the coding sequence ATGAAAAGAAAACAAGGTTTTTTATTTGATTATAACTTTTGTATAGGCTGCAAGGCTTGTGAAATTTCATGTCAAGTCTATCACAACCAAGATCCAGATATAAACTGGAGACATGTTGATGGTCTTATGATACATGAAGATGGCATAGAAAAAGAGATCTTTATAACTCACTCTTGCCATCACTGCGACGAGCCAGCCTGTATGGATGTCTGCCCAGTTGGGGCTTATATCAAGCTAGAAAATGGCGTCGTACAGCCACTTCATGATAAGTGCATAGGCTGTGGATACTGCTTGATGGCTTGCCCTTACGGCTCTATCACAAAAGGCAAAGATGGCAAGGCTCAAAAGTGCAATCTCTGCGCTGAAAAACTTGAGCGTGGCGAAGAACCAGCTTGTGTGGCGGGCTGTCCATGTGGAGTACTAAAACTAGTTGATAGCAACGTCAGCGATAGCGCTGGTATGCAAAAAGAGATGCCAGGCTTTAAGCACTTCTTTACCAAGCCAAATATCCGCTTTTATCCAAGAATGAAGCGAAATGAATTCATACACTAA
- a CDS encoding molecular chaperone, whose protein sequence is MDKVKEKLSVSLSVEDFLRRFFLVELREQNLDELISLSLNFSDKFKNHDFILWLNKCKDDLNLLDELRYEFNRLFVGPRHPKAEPYESVYFDYKTMFGEKTMQVRSFYESSGLKLSKEQFDKFPDDFIGYELQYLYFLSFNALQADEKEKMDEILHKKYDFIRTHPFEWFYKFSSRCKEATNLEAYVSFADFLNLYLENEIEQSRALLTFKS, encoded by the coding sequence ATGGATAAGGTCAAAGAAAAGCTTAGTGTTAGCCTTAGTGTTGAAGACTTTTTAAGGCGATTTTTCTTAGTGGAGCTTAGAGAGCAAAATTTAGATGAGCTCATAAGCCTAAGCCTTAATTTTAGTGATAAATTTAAAAATCACGACTTCATACTTTGGCTAAATAAGTGTAAAGATGATCTAAATTTGCTAGACGAGCTAAGATATGAATTTAATAGGCTTTTTGTAGGGCCAAGACACCCAAAAGCTGAGCCATATGAGTCGGTTTATTTTGATTATAAAACGATGTTTGGCGAGAAGACTATGCAGGTACGAAGCTTTTATGAAAGCTCTGGACTAAAGCTTAGTAAAGAGCAGTTTGATAAATTTCCAGATGACTTCATCGGATACGAGCTGCAATACCTTTACTTTCTAAGTTTCAATGCCTTACAAGCAGACGAAAAAGAGAAAATGGATGAAATTTTACATAAAAAATATGACTTCATCCGCACTCATCCGTTTGAGTGGTTTTATAAATTTAGCTCTCGCTGTAAGGAAGCTACAAATTTAGAAGCTTATGTGAGCTTTGCTGATTTTTTAAATTTATATCTTGAAAACGAGATAGAGCAATCAAGAGCTCTTCTAACTTTTAAGAGTTAA
- the nrfD gene encoding NrfD/PsrC family molybdoenzyme membrane anchor subunit: MEQTTWGWLIVIYLFLGGLGAGAFLCSALAYKGFLGSLNERFYKFGFLLAPVAVIIGTALLLFDLAPSAAINPLKILQLYTRPVSMMSIGTYLLTFFIVVSVLVLLQIKKSGKICDMMLTLGAILALGVMGYTGLLLYVVKAIPLWASVWLPILFTISAISTGLSANAAATLNAGHGLSHCAHKFHVVLVALEIVAVLALFASVRSEAAGMASVTKIVSGSLAPMFWIGFVVFGLALPLLGGSKFMLRSCSVNADGSVCAHGGEEVKSCVYNEYGVLVGGFCLRAFIVLGAVYIF, translated from the coding sequence ATGGAACAAACAACTTGGGGATGGCTCATAGTCATCTATCTATTTTTGGGCGGTTTAGGCGCCGGGGCATTTTTGTGCTCGGCTTTGGCTTATAAGGGCTTTTTGGGCTCGTTAAACGAGAGATTTTATAAATTCGGCTTTCTGCTAGCACCCGTTGCGGTAATAATAGGAACTGCGCTTTTGCTATTTGACTTGGCACCGAGCGCCGCGATAAATCCTCTTAAAATTTTACAGCTCTATACGCGCCCGGTTTCGATGATGAGCATAGGTACGTATCTACTTACGTTTTTCATCGTAGTCAGCGTTTTGGTGCTTTTGCAGATCAAGAAGAGTGGTAAAATTTGCGATATGATGCTCACGCTCGGAGCTATTTTGGCGCTTGGAGTGATGGGATATACGGGGCTGCTGCTTTACGTCGTAAAGGCGATCCCGCTTTGGGCAAGCGTGTGGCTGCCGATTTTATTTACGATATCCGCGATCTCTACAGGGCTTAGCGCAAATGCCGCCGCTACGCTAAATGCGGGGCACGGGCTAAGCCACTGCGCGCATAAATTTCACGTCGTTTTAGTCGCACTTGAGATTGTTGCGGTGCTAGCGCTATTTGCTAGCGTGAGAAGCGAGGCTGCGGGCATGGCTAGCGTGACTAAGATAGTCAGCGGCTCGCTTGCGCCGATGTTTTGGATAGGCTTTGTCGTGTTTGGGCTTGCTTTGCCGCTGCTAGGCGGAAGCAAATTTATGCTTCGCAGCTGCAGCGTGAATGCGGACGGCAGTGTCTGCGCGCACGGTGGCGAGGAGGTAAAAAGCTGTGTTTATAACGAATACGGCGTGCTTGTGGGCGGCTTTTGCCTAAGAGCATTTATCGTACTCGGCGCGGTATATATATTTTAG